The Arachis hypogaea cultivar Tifrunner chromosome 16, arahy.Tifrunner.gnm2.J5K5, whole genome shotgun sequence genome contains a region encoding:
- the LOC112754907 gene encoding NAC domain-containing protein 87: MEEPVVVNKGEEPLDLPPGFRFHPTDEEIITYYLTEKVMNSSFSATAIGEADLNKSEPWDLPKKAKMGEKEWYFFCQKDRKYPTGMRTNRATDSGYWKATGKDKEIFKGKGNLVGMKKTLVFYRGRAPKGEKTNWVMHEFRLEGKFANYNLPKAAKDEWVVSRVFHKNTDVKKTTTPSSSSSIIPGLLRINSIGDDLLDCSTLPPLMDPHPTPLDTTKSDGYYFPSFSSSHQILNIKPEEHNTSHQIPITNYQIPNFNTTLSSSSSHQIRLQNHLNLFSSSSSNNNYHNSSWPTYYDEVHHHHQDDILLRAIASKNYSNGGGGAGECKVEQFSSGNQSVVSVSQETGLSNDRTTNDTSSVVSKQQHNNRTLYEDLEGPSSSVAPLSDLECLWDTY, from the exons ATGGAAGAGCCTGTGGTAGTTAACAAAGGCGAGGAGCCGCTGGATTTGCCACCAGGTTTCAGATTCCACCCAACAGACGAAGAAATCATCACTTATTACCTCACCGAGAAGGTCATGAACAGCAGCTTCAGTGCAACTGCCATAGGTGAAGCCGATTTGAACAAATCCGAACCCTGGGATTTACCAA AGAAAGCAAAGATGGGAGAGAAGGAGTGGTACTTCTTTTGTCAGAAGGACAGGAAATACCCGACGGGGATGAGGACCAATAGAGCAACGGATTCCGGTTACTGGAAGGCAACCGGAAAAGACAAAGAGATTTTCAAAGGGAAAGGGAATCTCGTTGGGATGAAGAAAACGCTTGTTTTCTACCGAGGTAGAGCTCCCAAGGGTGAAAAGACCAATTGGGTCATGCATGAGTTCAGATTGGAAGGCAAATTTGCCAATTATAACCTCCCCAAGGCTGCAAAG GATGAATGGGTTGTGTCGAGGGTTTTTCACAAGAACACAGATGTAAAGAAGACTACTACcccatcctcatcatcatcaataaTTCCTGGCCTTTTGAGGATCAACTCAATAGGCGATGATCTTCTAGATTGTTCCACACTCCCACCTCTCATGGACCCTCACCCTACTCCTCTCGATACAACAAAATCCGACGGCTATTATTTCCCCTCCTTCTCATCATCACATCAGATTCTCAATATCAAGCCCGAAGAACACAACACAAGCCACCAAATTCCCATCACCAACTACCAGATTCCAAATTTCAACACCACACTCTCTTCTTCATCATCTCATCAAATCAGACTACAAAATCATCTCAACttgttctcatcatcatcatcaaataaCAATTACCATAATAGCTCGTGGCCAACCTATTATGATGAGGTCCACCACCATCATCAAGATGATATTCTACTAAGAGCAATCGCGTCAAAGAACTATAGCAACGGAGGAGGAGGCGCCGGCGAGTGCAAGGTGGAGCAATTCTCCTCCGGCAACCAGTCAGTGGTGAGCGTTTCGCAAGAGACGGGGCTGAGCAACGACAGAACCACCAATGACACGTCATCGGTGGTTTCGAAGCAGCAGCATAATAATAGAACATTGTACGAGGATCTTGAAGGTCCTTCTTCATCAGTTGCACCTCTTTCAGATTTGGAATGCTTGTGGGATACCTACTGA